AGTTAGAATATGCAAGTGATGAATACAAATGGAGGGGAACAGATATCCTAAGATTTCGAGCTAGGTACAGTTTCGTGTATCATTATGAGGTGAACAATGGCTGGATGAATTATCAAGTTGCTGGAAGAAACTATAGGAATCTATTTTCAGCAATATTCAAAAGAAATGAAAAGAAAAAAGAGAAAGTGGAGTTAATTTTTAGGTTATATTACTTTCCCTGGAAAAGCTTTTTCAAGTACAAACGAGGGGAACTAATTAAAGAAGAGGAAGACAAATGGAGGAGTTTTAGTAAATTTGTCAATGGTTTTATTGAGTATATGAAGAAAGAGGGTGTAAAGATAATAAAAGTGGAGGAGAAAGAGTGAGGGGTAAATAAAGCACAAAGAGAGAGATGACCACACAATTTCTTCGTAGCAGGAGAGGTGGTTTTAGCTGGTGGGACATTTGCACTCAGTGGGGATGCGGATTCTTTGGATATGAGCGGGAGGAGTTTGAAGGTTACGAAAGATGGGAAGATGACGATTGTGGAGGTGGAGAAATGGGCAAATACCCCCGAGAAGGGAGGAAAATAGTGTAGTAGGGATAGCGAAGGTGCTTGGTGTGAGCCCTGAGAAGGTGATAGAGGCTTTAAAGAGGACGGGGCATTATAAAGGGATGAGTGATGAACAGATAGCGAAGAGCCTTAAGGTTGGCGAAACGCTTGTGTTGAAGAATGGCAAGGTAATGACAGAAGAGGAGGCGAAGGGGGTAGATTGGGCAAGGGTAGGAAAAACTGTAGGAAAGTTTTTAATCTTATCTACACCACAGGGGCAGATGACAGTAGGAACAATAGGATTAGTAAGGATGGGGTATGAATTGCTTAAAGGAAATGGAAAGACTCAGGATTCAGCCAAAGCCAGTCAGTACATTACTTAGAGATGTTGTAGGTGCCATATTATAAGGGCGGTGGGCAGATGGGGGTAAACATATTTGCCTCTGGGATTTCGTCGGGAACAGGAGCCCTTGGGGGAGCTGTTCAAGGAATGATAAGTGGAATGGGGGGAGCTGTTGCAGGAGCAGTGGAAGCTGTTGCAGGGGCAGGGATACAGGGACTGGGGAATCTTGCCGTAAGTGGGCTTAAGGTTAATGAGGGTGGGCTTGATTGGCGTATGGACAGTGTACAGCTTGCAACGTGGGGGTATCCACTATAGGAGTATGGTGCTTGCGGGTGTTAATAGTGGGTATAATCCGAGCACGGCGACGACCTGGGAAGCTGCGCAAGGGATAGGGATGAACTGGGCTATAAATTCTACTGTATCATTCATCAACAAAGGATGGAAGATGGACGAGAGTGGAAGGTTATACTGGGGACTTACAAATGAAGGAGAGGTAACGGAAGCATGGATGGATTTAGGGATAGGAACGCTAAAGAGTGGATTAAGCTTTGTGTTTGAAGGTAACTATACAGGCTATGGAGCAAAGCAGAAGGAAAGCCTGCTTGCATATGCGCTAAGTAAAGGTATGGATATATATAAGTATAACTTATACCAGCAGGGAGTATTTGGGAAAGAATTACAGGATAAATATGCAGGACAGAATGTGTTTGACCTTGCTGGAGGGATAGACCTTACGATACTGACGAGAAATTGGAAGGAAGGAGAAAGGTCGATGAGTGGAGCGGTAGGTTTAAGGATATTATCTACTGGTATGGAATTACACAGTGGAGCAGGAGAGTTTGGAGGGTTTGGCTGGAGTATAGATAATACAGGGAATATAAGCTGGAATATAGCGAAGACGTGGAATAACACGATGGAGGACTTTAAAACCATAGGGCAGGGAGTGAATGCTATGGTGAGTGGTGTGACTTATCTTGCTATGAGTGTAGGGAATATATTCACGCCTTCAGCACAGCGGGAGGAAAGCAAGACGCCGGAGGAGCAAAGACAGGCTGAGAAGGACATAGCGCTTCCAGGGAATGAGAAGAAGAAGAGGCTAAAGGGGACGAGGGTTGTAAAGAAGGGCGATACACTATCGAAGATAGCCGAAGAGGAGGGAATGACGGTAGAAGAATTGCTTGAGCTAAATCCACAGTTGAAGGATAGAGAAAATCTCTTACACATAGACGAACTTATTAACCTTAGTAAGGACAATATAGAGGTGTTTGCTCAAATGGGAGGACCTACGGAGGAGGAGAGAGAGTTAAGCAAAGAGATTGGAGAGAAGTGTAAGAGGAAAAGACAACAGGCCATCGAGCAAACAAAACGGAAATTAACCCAGCTCAAATTAAATGAATTAAAAGAAAAGAATGTAAGTAAATTAAGTATCGAAAAACCTACAGAAGGGGTAACTTTGACGAATATGAGTGAAGAGCAATTTAATAAAGCTATGGATATTGTAGAAAGTGGTATTGGAAGATGGTGGTATCTTTTAACTTCTTCTGACAATAGAGAATTTAAACAAACTGTAAGGAAGCTTGGTGATATGAATGATAAAATATTAGCAATGCAACAGGTTTATGTGAATTCTGGAAAAATGAAACCAGAAGATGTAAAGACTTTACGAGGCTGGCTAAATGCGAAAGGAGCAGTCATACTTGGTGATGAGGGTCAAGGAAGCAATTTCAAGCCGTTATCAAATAGTTTTGATACATATGATGATAAGTTTAGTGTGCTTTCCAGAACGCGAGATGGAAAGATAGTATTTGGAGAGTTTACTCGTGGTAACATGAATCCAACCAATTCTTATGTAGACAGCTCTGGTAAAAGGATGGAAACAAACAGTACTCAATACTGGGGAGAGTTAGGTGTAGGAATTTATGGGTTTGATTATGTTTTTCGAGGTGACAAGTCTTACTATGATGGTACTAAAACTGTACATGGTTATTATGCCTTACAACTTTATGATAACTATAATAGTGATGGTGATGGGGATATAAAGACTTTAAGAGAACTTGATAACAATAATGAATATAGAAAAAGAGTTAAAGAAAACCCAAAAGACAAGATTGGTGCGGTATTGTTTCATCCAGGGGGGACAGCGTGGAACTGGAGTCACGGTTGTCAGACGATATATGCGGTAGATTACCAGTACTTTATTGATTTATTCTATGATAGAGTTCCGGGCCAATATAATTATGGGAAAGATGGTGTATATTTTAGATATGGAAAAAATATAGGAGGTAGTAAATATGAGGATAATTTTAACTTTTTTATTTATTATCCTGGCTTATAATCGTTTGGCTTATACTTTAAGTTCAACCAACTTAGGGTATGAAGTAAAAGTAAAATATATAAGTTTTGAAAATGAAGATATACCTTTTAATCCAGATGATCCGAATTCGGAAGTTCCAGCACTCGATGAAAACCATAGACTGAGTTATATGTTTGATAATAACATCAAAACGGCTTTTGCTGTTAAGGATACAGAATTGTACATTTATATTATTTTTGAAAAGCCAATCTTAATTGATGAGATTAGAATATTTAATGGGTGGGGGAAAAGTAAAGAATCTTTTTATCATAATTATCGAATTAAAGAGCTAGGTGTATCCTTATTTAATCAAGATGAATATGCTAGGGCAAAGAACTATTTAGATTTTGGAATTTTATTTAATGATGAGTTTAAGTTTACTAATATATATATTACGAATATTACAAATGAAATAGTACCAAGAAGAAATTTAAGACTTATGTTTATCGAAGTCTACTCTTCTGGAGTTATTCATAGGAAAACTTGCATTAGTGAAATCCAGTTATACTATAAGGGAAAAAGATATAAAATAGTTAACTTAGATGAGGTTGAGGATAAAATAAGATATGGTTCTCCCATAACTCAGGGACACTGGATAGGGGAGCCAATTAAATATAAAGAAAAGCCAAGGAAGAAGTGGTATGAATTCTGGAAGATAGGTAGGGATTATATTGTGGAGGATTCAAAATTCTTGAGAAGTATTTGGAAAATCTGGTGGGCTATTAGAGAAATTTTTCCATATTTATTAATACAACTAGCATGTTTTGTATTTGCAATAAAAGAAAGAAAAGAGAAATTACCGGATTTTGCAAAGGCATTAAGTATTGTTAGTCCTCTACTTTCTTTTCTTTTAATAATTTCGCATAGGGTATTCTATGATTCTTATATCGGGAATTTTCTTGTCGAGGGTTTTATAACTCTGGGTGTTTTACTGATTCAAGTTATAGTAGGAATAACTTTAATAATAATAGTAATACGAAAAAGGAGGGAGATAAGAATTTTTTCAATAATTGGTTACATAATATATGGGATTTTATTACCATTGAGTACGGTTTTATTGAGTATGGTTTTAATTGTATCAGGCTTGTAAAAATGTAGATAATTTATTTTCTCTTATCGTTGGGGAAGAAGGGCATGGTTCAAATCTATTCACCCATCCAGCGCAGCCGTATGGAAGCGAGACGCCAGAGCAGCAGGCACAGGCAATGATGGAGAACACAGAGGCCATAGAGAATGAGCAGAGGAAGAAGCTTGAAAAAGAACTAAACAACATCTGGGCAGAAAATAGCAAAGCTTATGCGGGCTATGGCACTACTTCACCTACGAAGGAAGAGATAGCTGAGGATGAATGGATGAAAAATGCCTCGATGTATGCTCCAACTATGAGTGAAGTGGATAGGAGACAATTTGAAGATAGCTATGAAGTGTGGCAGTGGAATGAGGGAGTGGAGAGGCAATTAGACTTACAAATACAAGAAGAATATGCCGAAAGGATGAGGAATGAGGGTAAGTATATAGTAACATATAGTGTTGATCTTGCTACCAATAAGGTTTATGATGGAGAGGGGAAGGTATCTCAAGATGGGGAAAATCAGTTAGCTCATTATAAACTTATGCTAGAGTCGTATGGAGATAAGTTAGAGAATGTTTTGAAGAATTCAGGAGATTATATTATAATAGGGGAAGAAGGGCTAGGGAGTAATTTTACGGTAGGAGGGAATGAACGTACTCCCGGTAATAT
This sequence is a window from Thermospira aquatica. Protein-coding genes within it:
- a CDS encoding NADase-type glycan-binding domain-containing protein, whose translation is MRIILTFLFIILAYNRLAYTLSSTNLGYEVKVKYISFENEDIPFNPDDPNSEVPALDENHRLSYMFDNNIKTAFAVKDTELYIYIIFEKPILIDEIRIFNGWGKSKESFYHNYRIKELGVSLFNQDEYARAKNYLDFGILFNDEFKFTNIYITNITNEIVPRRNLRLMFIEVYSSGVIHRKTCISEIQLYYKGKRYKIVNLDEVEDKIRYGSPITQGHWIGEPIKYKEKPRKKWYEFWKIGRDYIVEDSKFLRSIWKIWWAIREIFPYLLIQLACFVFAIKERKEKLPDFAKALSIVSPLLSFLLIISHRVFYDSYIGNFLVEGFITLGVLLIQVIVGITLIIIVIRKRREIRIFSIIGYIIYGILLPLSTVLLSMVLIVSGL
- a CDS encoding LysM peptidoglycan-binding domain-containing protein gives rise to the protein MVLAGVNSGYNPSTATTWEAAQGIGMNWAINSTVSFINKGWKMDESGRLYWGLTNEGEVTEAWMDLGIGTLKSGLSFVFEGNYTGYGAKQKESLLAYALSKGMDIYKYNLYQQGVFGKELQDKYAGQNVFDLAGGIDLTILTRNWKEGERSMSGAVGLRILSTGMELHSGAGEFGGFGWSIDNTGNISWNIAKTWNNTMEDFKTIGQGVNAMVSGVTYLAMSVGNIFTPSAQREESKTPEEQRQAEKDIALPGNEKKKRLKGTRVVKKGDTLSKIAEEEGMTVEELLELNPQLKDRENLLHIDELINLSKDNIEVFAQMGGPTEEERELSKEIGEKCKRKRQQAIEQTKRKLTQLKLNELKEKNVSKLSIEKPTEGVTLTNMSEEQFNKAMDIVESGIGRWWYLLTSSDNREFKQTVRKLGDMNDKILAMQQVYVNSGKMKPEDVKTLRGWLNAKGAVILGDEGQGSNFKPLSNSFDTYDDKFSVLSRTRDGKIVFGEFTRGNMNPTNSYVDSSGKRMETNSTQYWGELGVGIYGFDYVFRGDKSYYDGTKTVHGYYALQLYDNYNSDGDGDIKTLRELDNNNEYRKRVKENPKDKIGAVLFHPGGTAWNWSHGCQTIYAVDYQYFIDLFYDRVPGQYNYGKDGVYFRYGKNIGGSKYEDNFNFFIYYPGL